DNA from candidate division KSB1 bacterium:
GAAATAGTAGAAATTCAACCAAACGAAAATCTCACCGACCACTGCCGGGTCGACGTAACGATCAAGTTCTCAATAAACGGGAAAACACGCGAAGTAAAAAACGACAATTATACTTGTTCAAGCCACGATTCGTTTGGGATTTATATCTCCGAATCAGACCTGCCAAAAACCAAAGGCTGGCACTTTGGAGAATTTCACTGTCACACGAATTACACCAGTGATCAAGTTGAATTTGGCGCACCTTTAAATGCCTCACTGCAGTTAGCCCAGGCGATGGGATTAACCTTTTTCTGCGCCACAGACCACTCTTATGACCTGGATGACGATCCAGACAATTATCTTAAAAACGACCCCTCTCACAAAAAATGGCACAGTTTTCAGGAAGAAGCTCGAAGGCTAAATCTGTCCAATCCCTCTTTCATTATTATTCCCGGAGAAGAGGTTTCAGCCGGCAATAGCAAAAATCGTAATGTTCATTTTCTCATTTTGAATCACCCAGAGCTTTTACCGGGAGATGGCGACAGTGCCGAAAAGTGGTTTAGAACCAAACCAAACCTCTTTATAAAAGAAATCCTGCAAAAAATCAATTCTGATTCTGTAGCATTTGCCGCTCACCCCGGAGTTAAGCCACCATTCCTGGAATGGCTTTTGGTACGGCGGGGGAAATGGAGTCTGCAAGATTGCAGTTATTCCGGTTTGCACGGTTTGCAAATCTGGAATGGCACAGACGACGGCTTAACCGAGGGCAAATCCCTATGGATTGAATTGCTCCTGAAAGGCAAGCGAGTCTTTATTTCCGGCGGCAACGACGCCCACGGCAACTTCAACCGCTTTCGTCAAGTCGGTTTCCCCTTTCTTACCCTGCGGGAAAACCATGAACATTTATTTGGAAAGGTCCGGACGGGAGTTTTTTTAGAGGATACATGTTCGCTGCCGACTCTTTTAAAGGCTTTTAAAAATGGCAGAATGTTAGTTACCGACGGGCCGTTCGTAGAGTTGCTCGTTAAGAATGCTCGCAGTGAATCAGCGAGATCAGGAGATTGTATCTCGGGAAAGAATTTCAAAATAGATTTGACATGTTTGTCGTCGCCCGAGTTCGGAAAACTCTCGGAGTTACGAATTTATAAAGGTGATCTAATAAACAGAAAAGAAAGCTTGTTCAAACGCGTCACAAATTTCAGTGAATTATTTGAATATCATGAAGAATTAAAACCAGTAGGGAATACGGCTCCTTCATATATAAGGGCAGAGTTGTATTCTAAAAATGAAGTTGGAATTTTGAAATGTTTTACAAATCCAATTTGGCTGAATACGTTCAATGACTTTTGCGACAGGGATTGCAAACCCCCGTCAGCATGAAAAGATTACAAAAGGGAGGGCTGCACATCTAAAACAACTTGATCTTCCTCACTATTTTCTTTAAGCTGCGGCCAAATTTTTTGGAGACAATCTGTACATGGCGTTCAGACCCTTCACCATGACTTGTCGTTTCGACCCCTGCAATATCCTGCAAAGCTGCGTGGACAATGTAACGTTCGTAGCTGCCCATTGGAGGCAAATCGCTGACTTCTGTTCCGGTATCAAACAACTCTTGAGCTTTATCTTTGGCAAATTTTTTGATGTTTCCGACCGGGTAAATAGTCAGTGTGAACTTATCCTCCTTTCGATAGGTTCTGGTTTCAAAGTCCGGATTGTGATCAAAATGCCGATGAACCATTTTTCTTTCAAACGAATTTAAGCCTTCGAGTGACTCAGCCTTAATTGACTCCTGTAACTTTTCTTCCACCCCTGAGATCAATTTGCGTATGTTTTGATCATCAGCTCCTCGGTCGGGGTATCTCCGGTCACTAAATCGTGGTTTTCTTCTTTCTTCATTCATGTCTCTTTCCGATAAATTATATTTGTTTTATTAAATTAGCTGGAATTTGATTAAAATCTCCATTGCTCATAAACAATACGACATCGTTCGCTCTTAAGTTTTCTTTTAAAAATGACATCATGCCCTCATCAGCAGGTAGAACCCTGCTTGGTGTATTTTGATTTTCGAGAAGTTGACAAATCTTTTCTACAGAAAGCCGTTCTCCTTCCGGCACTTTTTCCGGAACATACAAAGGAGTTAGAATGACCTTGTCGGCAACGGCTAAAGCCTCCACAAATCTACTTTGAAAAATATTACGTTTACTCGTAGCCGTACGCGGCTCGAAAACAGCCCACAATCTCCGCCTTGGGAAACGGCTTCGCAGCGCTTCAAGGGTTGTCTTAATTTCCGTCGGGTGGTGAGCAAAATCGTCGAAAACTTTGATCCCCCTTGCCTCACCGTGATATTGCAACCTGCGTCGCACATTTTTAAAGGATGCGAGCCCGTCTCGAATCTCTTCTGCTTGCAAGCCCAAAATATGACATACTGCAGTTACTCCCAGACAGTTTCTGACCATATGTAAACCGAACAGTGGCGTTGTAAAATTTCCAAACTTTTCTTTTTTAAAAAGAACATCAAAGCTCGTACCATTTTCCTCCGGCGAAATATTAACAGCTCGCCAGTCGGCATCTTCACTGAGTCCAAAAGTGATCAAGTTGGAAAATGTTTTAGAACTCAGTTTCTTCACAACGGGGTCATCCCAGCATGAAAGCAGATAGCCGTTTCGGGGGATTAGATTTATCAATCTGCTGAATGCAACTTCGACGTCTTCAAGATCCCTGAATATATCTGCATGATCGAACTCAACATTGTTCAGGATCACCAAGTCAGGCCGATAGTGTAAAAACTTAGAACCTTTATCAAAAAAAGCCGAGTCGTACTCGTCTCCTTCCGAAACAAATACTTCACCCTGGCCCAACTTTGAACCTTTGCCAAAGTTTTCGGGAATGCCGCCGATAAAAAAGCTCGGATCTTTTCCGGCACTTTCCAGCATCCAGGCCAACAAAGAACTTGTCGTGGTTTTACCGTGTGTTCCGGAAACAACACAGGAGTAATGCCCGCAAATAAAGAATTCACTAAGCGCCATTGGCAGTGAAATATAAGGCAATTTATTTTCAAGAACAGCTTCAACTTCCGGGTTGCCACGCGACATGGAATTTCCGATGACCACTAAATCGGGCGGAGGACTTAAATGGCTTTCATCATAGCCGTCGAAAACAGGGATGTCCATTTTTTCCAGGAACGTGCTCATCGGGGGGTAAACATTTTGATCCGAACCCCTGACTTCGTACCCCTGTTCCTTTAGCATTCCGGCGAGTGCAGTCATCCCGGTGCCGCAAATGGCTACAAGGTAAATAGATTTAATGGATTGTGGACTAAGATTCATTTATTGGGTTTAGTAAACGCCGCTCTCGTAAAAGTCAAATGAACTTTTTCATTTTGGGAACCACGATTACTTTCATCAAAACTAGAAGCCTGGTCATCAGTTGTCATTTTGCCAATGACAATCTCGAATCGATTTACCGCTGTCCATTTCTTGTTCTGTGTCGGAGAAAGCTGGTATTCAGATTGCGGCTGGTTATCAATTGTCAATCGAAGCCAGACTTTTTCTTTTACTCTTATTTCTAATTCAAGAGGTGAGCCAGCATGACCATTCTGCATTGAACCCGCTTCTTGAAGAACGATCTCCGCCAGCGCATTCTCTCTTTTTATAAAATTTTGCAAAGGTTCGGCCGGCTGCGCATGTATTTGAGATTTATATTGAAAATAAACAAGAATCAGGCTTATAAGCAGAACAAGTGATCCGACTCCCAAAGCCCATTCAATTGCTTTCTGTTTAGAGGAGGAAGGTCTGGTTTCAATTTCGACTTCTTTTTCATGTTCTTCTTTGTGTTTCTTTTTTTCCTCTTGATTTTGCGCATAACGATCTACTAAGTCGTCGCCATCAAGCCCCAATGCCAAAGCATAATTTTTTATAAAAGACTTTACATACGTTTCAGGCAGAAATGTGTAATCATTTTTCTCAAGTAATTTCAAATGCTCGAGACTAATTTTAGTTTTCTCATTTACTTCTTCTAAAGTCTTGCCTTGATCTTTCCGGTTCTTTTTAAGTATCCCTCCAATATTTTCCATCTTGTTATCCTGATTTTCTATCATCTGGTCAAGAGCTGCTTAGATAATCAGCCGTTGACTTAGTTAATCAAACTGTTAGTCTCTGATAAACTTTCCGAGCGCCTGATACAACTTTGTAACCGGCAAACCCATCACGTTGTAAAAACACCCGTCAATTTTCTCTACAAAAAGTGCCCCTTGATCCTGAATTCCATAGCCGCCGGCTTTGTCAAGAGGGCTTCCGGATTGAATATATCGAACAATTTCTTCATCTGCAAGCTTCCGAAAGCTAACCAGGGTTTTTTCAAATTCACTCACCATTTCCCCAGAAGGTTTCTCAACTATTGTGAAGCCGGTATAAACCGTGTGAGTTCTGTCACTTAACTGTCTTAGGATTTCTTTGGCTTGTTTGGCATCTTTGGGTTTGCCCAATATTATATTGTTCAGAACAACGATCGTATCCGCCCCGATAATCAAACCGCTTTTTATTTTTTCAGCAACTTTTAAAGCTTTCTTTTGTGCAAGCTCAAGAACATGCACTTCCGGAATTGTATAAACTTCGCTCTGTTCGTCTACCTGACTATCGACCACCTCGAAATCGAAGCCAATCATTTTGAGTAAATTTTCGCGTCGAGGTGAGGCCGAAGCTAAAATCAACTTCTTACCATCCAAATTTAAAAAGGAACTATTGTTCAAATTCCCTTACTTTCTACCATTAAAGTTACCGGTCCGTCGTTGTAAATTTTAACTTTCATCCTTGCGCCAAAAACGCCTTCCTCAACTTTTAAATCCATCTTCTTTAATTTATCGATAAATTTTCGATATAAAGGCTCGGAGATTTCCGGAGGTGCTGCGTGTATAAAGCTCGGTCTTCTGCCTTTCCGGGTATCGCCGTAAAGCGTAAATTGTGAAATCACCAGTATCTCGCCTTTTTCCTCAAGACAGGACAGATTAAACTTGCCTTCCCTATCTGAAAAAATTCGCAAATTCGCACATTTCCCGGCCAAAAATAGTGCGTCTTCTTCCGTGTCATTACCTGTTATTCCAAGAAGTATCACTAACCCTTTTTCAATCTGTCCCCTGACCTTACCTTCGATACTTACAGAACCTTCTGTTACTCTCTGAACTAACGCTCTCAAAGCATACTCAACCTAAAATCATGAAGTTTAATTTGGAAGACCGAGATAAATTGCAAGTAAACCGATGGGCATATCTGCTTTCAATGTTGCGGAAATTCGTCTCAGAGATTCCGGGGAGGGGTGTTTCCACATAAATCCCAGCGCGGCCACAATCACTAAATCGACTCCAATCAGTACAACCCAGAAATATATTTCTTCGTAAATACCAAAAATATAAGGAAAAAATGTGAATAGGATTAAGCTAAGAAAAACGACGGTCGTAACTTTTAACGCGGTTTTCGTTCCAAACCTAAGTGGAAGCGTCTGTGCCGAGACCGTTTTATCAGCACTTTGGTCCTCTATATCTTTAATAATTTCCCGGCCCAAATGAAATAGAAAAGCAAAGCCGGCCGGAACTAACGCTCCGTGCCAACGGCCGACCGCTATCCCTCCGTAAACAAAAGCTGAGGCTGAAAACAGGCTTACTGCAATATTTCCAAGAAAAACAGTTTGTTTTAATTTTGCACTATAAAAAAAAAGCCCAATGGATGTAATTACCGTCACAAAAACTGCACTCGGAAAAATAAATATACTAAGAAAAACACCTAAAGCAAACAAAATAATTGCGAAACCTGACACGCTACTCAGCCTTACGGCGTTGGAAGGTAGCGGGCGAAGCGGCTTATTCACACGATCGATTTCCACATCAAAATAATCATTGATTACGTTCCCGCCTGCCATAATCAGGCTCCCCGAAACACAGGCGAGTACGACTTTCCCCAAAGGATAAATTGCCCCACTCAAGGAAGCACCGACCCAAATAGTCAAAGCGCCAATGAAAATATTAATGGGTCTAATGAGGAGAAAGTAGCTTTTTAGATTAAAATTCATTTATTAAACGTATGTGAACTTTTCCATTTGAGAGCCGGTCACCCTCCCCAAGGCCGTAGTCAATGCCGAAGAGTCCGAGGCGTGTCTCCAGTCTCAGGCCAATTCCGTAGCCTACTTTCCAATCCTGAATCGCGATCACCTCATTATTTTCCAGGGTCTCCCGGAAGAAATAACCGACATCAACGAAAGTAAAAAAACGTGAGTGTCTTCCTAAAAGATAGCGATATTCGAAGTTTGTCCAGGCGATGCGGGAGCCCCTGAATTGTTCTTCGCGGTACCCGCGCAGAGTCCGGGTGCCGCCAAACCGATAGTGCTCTGTTATCGGAATGACCGGTTCATCGCTGGTTACCTGGCGGCCATGAATTGCTAACGCGAGCACCTGCCACCTAAACAAAGAAAAATAAGTCTCAAAGTCAATCAATAGCCGTTTTTGGTGTGACGAGTTATCAAGATTTGAGCTTTCTTCCACGATTTTTCTTCCCCATTCAAAAGCAGATGTATAGTACAAACCTTTTCCTGGATTCAGCAAATTATCAAGAGTGTTATAAGAAACGCCGACAGCTAAATTTAATGAACTACTTTTGGGAATGCCAAACCGTAAACTTCCCAACGAATCCGGTGAAATATTCCGCTTTGAAAATTGTGAGAAAAACGACAGGTTTTCACTGAATAGAAAACGAAAATCGAGACCGAGGTTTCGCTGAACGTAGCTGGTGTCTTGAATGAGCTGTTCAAAACTAAATCCTGCATTCAGGGGAAACCCACCGACCCAAGGTTCTAAATAACGAAAGCGCAGATCCTGAGTTTTTTCTGTCTTGCGCTGCCAATGTGCTTCGATTTGCCTGCCGGTGCCAAAAAGATTTCCAAAGGAAATATCTAGCAGCCCGGTCACAAAGCCATCGTTCATTTGAGTTCCGGGATTGTATCCAACAACGCCGTCAAACCTGTTATATCTCCCCTCAGCAAGTTCAATTATTAGTTTCCCGGAATTGTTCTTAAGTAATTCAAGCCGCGGCGGATTTACCCATTTAAAATATCCCAGCTTTTGCAACTTTGGCTGGATTCTGTCAACGTTTCGCTGGTTGTAAATATCGCCAATTTCCAGAGGCAGCTCTCGAAGAATAACGGACTCATTGGTCTGTTCGTTGCCGACAATTTCGATCTCTGCGATGGTTATTTCTGGTCCTGGCTTCACTATTAGTTTTATATCAATTCGGGACTCGTTGGCTTCACCCGAACCACTGAACCTTAGATCCGCCACATTTACTTTACAGTAAGGATATCCTTTCTCTTCATAATATTTGAGAATAGATTCAATATCTTCTTGCAGGATTTTTTTATTTAACTCTGTTCCGGGCTGGGTTCTTAAGTCTTCTACCAGTTTCTGACCTTCATCAATTCCGCCAATTGAAATTAGATCTATTTTGATCTTCTTCCCCTGATTTACGTAAACCGAAACATTCGTCCGTGTCGAGTCCGGATTGAACTGAAACACGACAGAATCAAATTTGGCAAAGTAGAAGCCATTTTCTGTAAATTTTTCTAAAACTTCCCGGCTGCGGGTTTTTATAATGTCTTTAGAAACGAAATCGCCTTTACGGAGTTTAAACCAGTTTTGGATTTTGCTGCTACTGATTTTTATATTACCAATTATCCGGAGTTGATCGAGTTTCGGGTTTGGGGAGTGGTCATCTTCATATGAGAAAACTGGCTTAACGCTGAGCAGGAGCGAGAGCAAAAGGAAAGTGCAGGTCAAAAATGTTCGCAGAACTTTTCGATCCCAAACGTCAATTAGGCCATCTGTCGGTATTGACCTATGCATCCCCGATACCCTCGTTCCAACGCTCCTGCTTTGGAACGTATTGCTTGTGTCCCGGATAAGCGAAGCAGAGCTTCGAATCCAATTGCGTGCCCAAACTTGAGTTTGGGCACGCGGTGAGTAATAAACGATTCTATCCCGAAGCTTCGGGATGGCATTGCTACTATATTTATCCACTAAAAATACTCCTAAAAAAAGGCCCGCATTTCCACTCTGGCAAAATGCTGAGTTTTCGGTCGATCCGGCTCGTTGCGGCCAAAATAGCTCATCGATGCCTGCACATTACGGGATACGCGGTAATCAAAACTAAAATTCCATCTCAAAGTCGTTCCAGCTCTTCGGCCACCGGTAAGCTCAAAAGGGATGAGCCGATTGTTTGGCGAAACGTCAACTTTAACCCATTCAATCTCTCCTCTGAGTCGGCCTTTGTTGCTGAGCGAGTAATTGGATCTCGGTTTAAAAGAAATCAAATTGGCCCTGGTCTGCGGGTTGAGTACAATATCCCGGTTCCGGCTGACCTGACTTCGCAATCCAAGCTCCAAACGCCTTTGCGGACGGTAAACGAAATTCAATTCCAATTTATCCGAACGCACTTTTCGGTCCTGCCGGGACATCGACTGAAAAATTCGGTCCTCAAGTGCATTAATGAATTCGACTTGCGCGCTTGTTTTATTTGAGAACCGGTAGAGTACTCTAAATCTTCTTTCAAGCACTTGCCGCTGCTGGCCGCCATCGACAAACTGGTTGTTTAATTCGAAGCGATTTCTGTAACGATAACGAATTGAAAACTTTCTGCTCTTTTCCCAAAGAAAGACGTCTTGCCGAAACTCCCTACTGCCAAAAATCGTACTGTCCTGTAGAAAATGATCTAGTTGTAGGAAATAGATTTTTGCAACATCTTTTTCTTTGGTCCTTTCATCAATTCTCACAAACGTTTCGCTTGAAATCGGCGACAAAGCTTTTTGTAGAAATCCTTTGTTTCGCGACTTAAAAAACCTCTTTGGTGCAAATCGTAAATCAGCTCTAACTCTTAATCCAATCACAGGTCTAAAATTTTTGGTTGTAAAAAGCCGACGAACAAAGTCGCCAAACGGGTCCGGTTCAAACTCATTCAATTCTTCATTAAACCTGAAATTGCCGCCGCCCTCCTTGACTCTTAAAAAGACTTCCTCCTGCAGTGCGACTTGTGTGTTTGAAGCCTGGTAATAAAAATTGCTCCTGATGCCGCCATTACGAGGTGAAAACCCGACTCGAATATCAGCGAGATCAGTGCGAGTATCTTGAATGCTGTCGTCTGAAAACTCCCGCTCACGATGAGTATAGGAAGCCGTCACATTGAAAGCACGCCAGTTCCTCAATGAGAGAGCATAGGTCTGCGTTTTTGCGATCGACTTTGGTGAAAATGTTTGACCCAGCCGATCTTTGTCATCGCGAACATTATATTTTGCCGACGTGGTTAAAGATTTGAAGGGTGAAATAACCAGGCCAGCCGTGTAAGAATCAAACCGAAAACCCGAGTCAACCGAATCTGTTTGCGAATCTTTTCTAATCTCACCTTCATATTCAAAACTCGGTTTAACCCTTTTCCAGTCGTATTCGGCGCGTCCCCTCTGTCTAAACCAGGTACTTTCCTGTTTGATATTTCGATCATTTCGATCAATAAATTCCATAAAGTAATTTGCCTTGGGCAGGTTCTTTTTATCCAGAATCGTCTGAAATTCCCAGCGATTCGACTTAAAAAAAGAAGATTTCGACAACCGTCCGACGCCGCCCTGAAAGGTTACCCCGGTTAAAGGCAAGTAACTGCCGCGAAACTCCGCGATGTTTTCTTGCGCACTTGAAACGGAATTTGAAATATTCCAGCGTCGATTAAATTCTGCAATGGTGGTTCGGTCAATATCTCGAAAATTCTCAGCTTTTTTTCGCAACTTCCCGGAAAAACTCAATCTTCCTAAATTCTTTCCACCTAAAATAATGTTTTCCGGCTGAAAATTTAGATTAACAGAATAGGCTGACCCTTGATTCGTAGCGTTATCTCTTGCGGAATAAATATTGCCATCAAAGTCACTCACGGCCAGCTCACTCTTAATATTAAAAAAAGGTGTTGGAGAAAGTTCTAAATTCAAGCCCGCGATGTCGTGCCGTTGCGCTTTTGGCAGAATAATAAATGGCTTATAGCTCCCTCTACTTTCGCCTGCAAATTCGAACCGTCCCAGGCCAATATTTCGATAGTCGCCCTGGTTCTCTCCAAAAAACGAAAAAGATACAATATGATCGCCCAATCCAGGTCCGACATAAATAAAGATCCCGGTCGAATCCATAATGTAAGCCCCGCTGTCTTGCCCAACAGACCTCCAACCGGGAACGACCGCTAAGCTGTCACCGGCGGCTTCGAGAATGGCCAATCTTTCCTCGTCCAATTCAAGATTCAGTGGACTGTCTTTATCATCGCTTTCACGAATATATGTTGCTCCGAATTTTACTTTGTCACCGAATAGCTTATATTGCCCACGCGCTGCAAAGAAGTCCCGTTGAAAACTCTCGGCCGAAAACTGAAAATCGACAGTAATGCGTGAGTCAGAAGTAATCAGGCGGTGTCGGGTGAACGTGATCTGGCCATTTCCATAATCGATGACATAATCATAGTTTTCGCCGCGGGCCATCCGTCCTCCATCAACCCAAACTCTTTCCGTGCCGGCAAGAACAATGATATTGATTTGACCATCCGTTCCCTGCAACTGATACGGCCCCTGGTTGCCCTCCTGACCTAAAAATTCATGGGTCGTAAATTGTCCTCTTGAAACCGCGGCTGAAAGAGTCACTGAATAGTTTTGAAAATCGGCCTGGCCCATAATACCTTCCAACTTTCGGCTATATCTGGTGAATTCGCTGCCTTGAAGGTCCAGATTGTAATCGCCGAGAGTCGCCTGCAGGTTGGGTCCTTTGATTTTTACAAATACTTTATCGATTTCCTGAAGCGTCTGTGTATTTCCTTCCGGTTGAATCGGTGTGTTTTGATCGGTCAGCGAAGCAACAACCTCCACATTATCAGTCAACTGTCCCGAAATCTGCATTCGCAGTCCGGAATCAACTTGCAGGTTCTGATTGGAACCGACAGAAATCCCACGGATGATGCTGCCGCTTTTTCTTAATTGTGATCCTATAATGTCGCGCGAAACTTGCTTCGGTTGCGGTTGACTATTTTCTGTCGAATTGGCGGAATCATGGGATTTTTCATTCTCGGGTTTTGCTAAAATGATTTCACGATGGGAGTATTCGGTTTTTAGAGAGAAGGGGAATATTTTATATTGAATCTTAATCAGACTTTTGTCTGAAGGCGGCTTTTTAAAATTTAGCGTCCCGGTTAAGTAGTCCAAAGAGTAGTCGTGTTCATTCTTAAGCAGAACCGAATCGATCCAAACCTTTTCTGAATAAGGAATAAGAAGGCTGTCGTGAAGCGGGAAGGAAAGTATTAAGCTATCGGCAATTAAAGTAATTTCCTTTTCAAATAGAGAAAAGCCTTGCCGGAGATCGCCATTCGATTGGGGAAACAGGAAAACCGGAAACAAAACGAAGCTTACTGCGGATAAATACTTTGCCTTAAAAAACTTTGAAAAACCTGGTCGCTCAGTCACAATTAAAACTTACAAGTTATGATAATTTTGCTTCGATCTTTCGCCGTATTCAGTTAGTTCAAGAAAAGGTGTCATTTCGCCTCCGACACTTCGGGGGAGAAATCTTGTTACGAAGAACGCATAACTAACAAGATGTCTCGACAAAGCTTGCCCAGAACCTGTCGAAGGGCTCGCATGACTCCTTGGGTCACTTGCTGGGTTAACTGGATAGCCGTTTAGATCTTTTCAAATTAGATGTTTCAATTGTAACAAAAGACTGAGCAACCCTCCATATTTATTTAATTCTCAATTAATTCAAAAACCTGAACACGATTATTGCCCGAATCAAGAACATAAATTCGTCCATCGAATACCGCAACATCGACCGGATTCTTGAAAGCACCGATTTTTGAACCTTCGTCGCCCCAGGAATAAATGAGCCGGTGATTTTGATCAAACACCACCAAACGGTCATTCCCTGAATCCGCAACGAAGAGCTTGTTTTGAGACCAGATCATGCCTTGGGGGTTGTTTAGCACACCCTTTCCAAATTTTGAAACAAAATTCCCGAAGTAATCAAATACGACGATCTGATTTGCACTTTGATCCGAGACATAAATTAAGTTGCCCGGACTGACTTCAACTTTGGCGGGATGCTCAAGCTGGCCATCCCCCCAATTAAAATCTCCAAAACTGACAACTGGCTCACCAAGTGTGTTGAGTTTTAATATCCTATTATTTTCGTTATCGCAAATAAAAAGTTCTCCATGGGCAGACACATCGACGCCACTGGGAAATCCAAATTGCAAATTAGTTGAAAAGGTTTCCTCCGAATAGAAAGAGGAAATGTAGTTTAGTTTTTTATCATAGCGTTCAATTCGTTCATTATTGAAATCGGCCACAAAAACCTCCAAACCGGTCTTTGCCGTAATATCCAGCGGGCGATCGAATTGTTCGGTTTCCCAACCGAAACCGCCAAGCGTGAACACATACTCCCCTTTATTATTAAATTTCACGATTCGATTGTTTCCAGTGTCTATAATGTAAACTGAACCTTCCGGATCAATGGCGATTGCCTGGGGTCGCGAGATAGACAATCCTAATATGGGCGCTTCAGGAAAAGCAAATAGAAACTTTACGTTATATTCTGTTACGCTCGCAAAAGGGGCGCTAAAGAACAGTACAAAATTAATAAGGAGAGTAAGCATAGATATTTTAACCAACTTTGCTTTTTTTACTTAGTTTCAATTTGCGCTCAAAGATGTTTCCATAAAAAGCAAAAAGCCGTTTCCCAAACACTTGTTTGAAACGGCCAATTTAAAATCAAAACAACATTTTTCGGAAAGTGGACTAAACTTCCATGACTTCTTCCTCTTTTTTGGCTAAGATTTCGTCCACCTCTTTAATATATTGATCCGTGAGTTTTTGAATGTCATCCATTGTGGTGTGGTATTGATCTTCGGAGATTTCATGTTCCCTTTCTATGGATTTCAACTTATCATTGGTGTCTCTACGCACGTTTCGAATTGTGATTCTTCCTTCTTCAACCAGTTTGTGACAGAGCCGAACTAAATCCTTGCGCCGCTCTTCCGTGAGCTGAGGAATTGGAAGCCGTATAAGTATGCCGTCGTTGACAGGATTTAAGCCCAGGTCAGCTTTTTGAATAGCCTTCTCGATTTCAGCAATCAGGTTTTTCTCCCACGGCTGAATGGTCAGTAGCCGGGCCTCAGGAGTATTTACGTTCGCAACTTGTTTAAGAGGAACCATTGACCCATAATATTCGACCCTCACCGTATCGAGCATCGCTGGAGACGCCTTGCCGGTTCTGATTTTGGAAAGTTCGCTGCGGGTATTTTCCACGCCCTTTTGCATACG
Protein-coding regions in this window:
- the frr gene encoding ribosome recycling factor, whose translation is MDIKEIQKDAETRMQKGVENTRSELSKIRTGKASPAMLDTVRVEYYGSMVPLKQVANVNTPEARLLTIQPWEKNLIAEIEKAIQKADLGLNPVNDGILIRLPIPQLTEERRKDLVRLCHKLVEEGRITIRNVRRDTNDKLKSIEREHEISEDQYHTTMDDIQKLTDQYIKEVDEILAKKEEEVMEV
- a CDS encoding NHL repeat-containing protein; protein product: MLTLLINFVLFFSAPFASVTEYNVKFLFAFPEAPILGLSISRPQAIAIDPEGSVYIIDTGNNRIVKFNNKGEYVFTLGGFGWETEQFDRPLDITAKTGLEVFVADFNNERIERYDKKLNYISSFYSEETFSTNLQFGFPSGVDVSAHGELFICDNENNRILKLNTLGEPVVSFGDFNWGDGQLEHPAKVEVSPGNLIYVSDQSANQIVVFDYFGNFVSKFGKGVLNNPQGMIWSQNKLFVADSGNDRLVVFDQNHRLIYSWGDEGSKIGAFKNPVDVAVFDGRIYVLDSGNNRVQVFELIEN
- a CDS encoding BamA/TamA family outer membrane protein gives rise to the protein MDKYSSNAIPKLRDRIVYYSPRAQTQVWARNWIRSSASLIRDTSNTFQSRSVGTRVSGMHRSIPTDGLIDVWDRKVLRTFLTCTFLLLSLLLSVKPVFSYEDDHSPNPKLDQLRIIGNIKISSSKIQNWFKLRKGDFVSKDIIKTRSREVLEKFTENGFYFAKFDSVVFQFNPDSTRTNVSVYVNQGKKIKIDLISIGGIDEGQKLVEDLRTQPGTELNKKILQEDIESILKYYEEKGYPYCKVNVADLRFSGSGEANESRIDIKLIVKPGPEITIAEIEIVGNEQTNESVILRELPLEIGDIYNQRNVDRIQPKLQKLGYFKWVNPPRLELLKNNSGKLIIELAEGRYNRFDGVVGYNPGTQMNDGFVTGLLDISFGNLFGTGRQIEAHWQRKTEKTQDLRFRYLEPWVGGFPLNAGFSFEQLIQDTSYVQRNLGLDFRFLFSENLSFFSQFSKRNISPDSLGSLRFGIPKSSSLNLAVGVSYNTLDNLLNPGKGLYYTSAFEWGRKIVEESSNLDNSSHQKRLLIDFETYFSLFRWQVLALAIHGRQVTSDEPVIPITEHYRFGGTRTLRGYREEQFRGSRIAWTNFEYRYLLGRHSRFFTFVDVGYFFRETLENNEVIAIQDWKVGYGIGLRLETRLGLFGIDYGLGEGDRLSNGKVHIRLINEF